One Thermococcus eurythermalis DNA segment encodes these proteins:
- the amrS gene encoding AmmeMemoRadiSam system radical SAM enzyme, which translates to MREALYWEPLEGGKVRCKLCPLNCIISEGKRGSCRVRKNIGGRLYTLNYGKVSAIGADPVEKKPLFHFWPGSCALSISSVGCNMHCRHCQNWEISQADESFPYLHDMTPEMVVAIAKRYGCESIAYTYNEPVIWYEFVLDTAKLARREGIYNLLITNGYINEEPFRELAPYIDAMNIDIKAFSDEFYMKIARVPGGEPSRRTAVIAKKDFGIHVELTYLIIPTLNDSEEEIRAFARWVVEELGDDTPVHFSRFFPHYQLTHLPPTSLETIEMAYRVAREEGLKFVYIGNVPGHPGENTYCPRCGKPLIVRYGFEITEYKVTDDGRCKYCGEKIPVVGTYTKKDYPGMWW; encoded by the coding sequence ATGAGGGAGGCTCTTTACTGGGAGCCCCTGGAAGGGGGCAAAGTCCGCTGTAAGCTCTGCCCGCTCAACTGCATTATCAGTGAGGGAAAGAGGGGCTCCTGCAGGGTGAGGAAGAACATAGGTGGAAGGCTCTACACGCTCAACTACGGGAAGGTCTCGGCCATAGGCGCTGACCCGGTCGAAAAGAAGCCCCTCTTCCACTTCTGGCCTGGCTCCTGCGCGCTCTCGATAAGCTCAGTTGGGTGCAACATGCACTGCAGGCACTGCCAGAACTGGGAGATAAGCCAGGCAGACGAGAGCTTTCCGTACCTGCACGACATGACGCCGGAAATGGTTGTGGCGATTGCCAAGCGCTACGGCTGTGAGAGCATAGCATACACCTACAATGAGCCAGTAATCTGGTACGAGTTCGTCCTCGACACCGCAAAGCTCGCCCGGAGAGAGGGCATCTACAACCTCCTCATAACGAACGGCTACATCAACGAGGAGCCCTTCAGGGAGCTCGCGCCATACATAGACGCAATGAACATAGACATCAAGGCCTTCAGCGACGAGTTCTACATGAAGATAGCACGCGTTCCGGGTGGTGAGCCTAGCAGGAGGACAGCGGTAATAGCCAAGAAGGACTTTGGAATCCACGTCGAGCTTACCTACCTAATAATTCCAACGCTTAACGACAGCGAAGAGGAAATCCGGGCCTTTGCAAGGTGGGTGGTGGAGGAGCTCGGAGACGACACGCCCGTCCACTTCTCGCGCTTCTTCCCGCACTACCAGCTCACGCACCTGCCGCCGACGTCTCTTGAGACAATTGAGATGGCCTACCGCGTGGCCAGAGAAGAGGGCCTGAAGTTCGTCTACATCGGCAACGTGCCCGGACACCCAGGAGAGAACACCTACTGCCCGAGGTGTGGAAAGCCTTTAATAGTACGGTATGGCTTTGAGATTACCGAGTACAAGGTCACCGACGATGGAAGGTGTAAGTACTGCGGTGAGAAGATACCGGTAGTTGGCACGTATACAAAAAAGGATTATCCTGGAATGTGGTGGTGA